Genomic window (Longimicrobium sp.):
GCGCCGCGGCCAGCACGGCGGCCAGCCGAAGGAGGATCGGGAGACGGCGTCGCATCGGCATCGGCGGCGGGGCGGGGGGGATCGGGATCGAAGCGTGGAGATGCGGACCGTGCTCATCCTCCCCGCTCGATCGTTTCAAGGAGCGCGATGAGAGAAACGGCCGGAGATTGGCCGGGCGACACAACGTAACTCCATCTCCCCCGACTTTCATCGCCCATCCGTAAATCGAGGAGAGACCCGACGCGACGTAGGCACCAGCGAGTAGAGATGAACATCGGCCAGGAACCATTCTGATACCGGTTGGGGGATCGATCATGCAATCCGACAGCGCACGTGCGACCTCGCTTATAGATTCTTCGGCCTGCAACCGCTCGTGCGGGATCAACGGCGGTGTGGCCGGCCTGAATAGAAAGCGCGCGAGCTGGCTCTCCTCACCGGCGACTCAAGTCGCAGCGTCGCAGCAACAACTACGGGAAGCCTCGCAAACTGCGCGAGGCTGATCCGCTCATTCCGCAGCATCGGCGCTCACGGCCGATCTCCTTTCATCCTCCCTGGACGCGTGCGGCGTGGGGACGACTTAAATTCGCGTCACTCTGTACGTTTTAGCGCAGGTGATTGCCAGATCCGTATGATTACGACTACCAGAGCGGAGGCGGCGTAGCGGTGGCGCGGAGCATCCACACGACGCGCGCCTCGCTGGCGCGGCTGAAGGCGCAGGACGTCTCGCGCGAGGAGGTGCGCGACGAGGCGGTCGAGCGAGCGCGGGGCGAGCTGGACCGCAAACGGGGGATGAAGTTCGGCGCGCGCACCGGCCGGCGCCCGCGCGAGCGGGGGCACACGGCGCTCGATTCGATCTCGATCGCCGCCACCGATCGCGGGCCGCACGTCTGGTTTCCCGCGGGCGAGGACGACGTGCGCGAGCTGCTGCGCCGCCTGCCGCGCGGGGTGACGGACGGGCTGGCGCGGGTGGAGATGCGGCTGGGGCGCGAGGCGCAGGACGAGCTGGCGCAGAGCGACGCGGGCGGCGAGGAGCCGGACCCGTTCACCGGGCGATGGTCGTACTCGCGCTTCCCCGGCGCCTGGTCCGGGCGGATCCTGGGGCGCTACCGCCCGGACGCGGCGGCGATCGAGCTGTACGCCTACGTGATCGACCCCGCGCATCCGCTCCGCGCCGTGTGGGAGCCGCTGCTGCGGATGGAGGCGCTGTCAGTGCTGGCGCACGAGGTGGCGCATCACCACGACCACACCGAGCGCGTGGCGCGCGGGCGCTGGCTGGCGGAGGACCGCGACGCGGTGGAGCGCTACGCCGAGGCCATGCAGCACGAATGGACGCGGGGCGTGGTCCTCCCCTACCTGCGCGAGCGGTACGCGGCGGAGATCGCGCTCACCGAGCGGTGGGTGGCGCGGCACGGCGGGATCGCGCTGCCGTTCGGGGCGCTGGCGGACGACCCGCGCGCGACCGGCCGCGGTGGACGGGTGCACGGCGACCGCCTGCTGTGGAAGATGAGCGAGGCGCTGGGGAACCTGGCCGGACAGGTGGAGCGCGGCGAGCCGGCGTGGGAGTGCCGGATGCGCTTCGCGCGGGAGCTGCACTTCCAGTCGCGCGACGCCGACGCGCTGGCGGTGATCCGGCGCGTGCTGCGGGCGCGCCCGGGGGAGCCTCGGGCGCTGATGGTGATGGCGGACGTGCTGCTCGGGCTGGGCCGCGCGGCGCACGCGGCGAGGGTGGCGCGCCGCGTCGCCGCCGCGGAGCCGCTGAACGCGCGGGCGTGGGGGCTGCTGTCGCGCGCGGCCGAGCGGCTGGAGCGGTGGGACGAGGCGGAGGACGCGGCCACGCGGCAGATCCAGGCCACCGAGGCCGCGGGCGAGCGCACGGAGTGGACGGTGCTCTTCCGCGCCCGCTTCCGCCTTCGCAGCGGCGACGTAGCCGGCGCGCTGGAGGACGCGGACCGGCTGGCGGCGTCCGCGCGGCCGTACTTCCATGCCCGCGCGGAGGCGCTGCGCGCGCGGGCCGCGGCGGCGGGCGATGCGATCCCCAGCCGCCGGGGACGACGGCGGCATTCATCGCCCGCTTCGAAGGCAGGCTGAAATCGCAGCATCGCAGTTACAACCATGGGACCCTGCCCCGCAGGGTGAACCAGAAGCATGGTGAAACGAAAGAACGGCGCCGCGCGGAAGGCGCGGCGATTCGACCCGGTGCTGGCGGAGGCCGAGAAGCTGATCGCGGAGGTGGACCATCTCCCGCCGCCGCAGATCAGGTGGACGTCGCGTCCGCCGCCGGACGCCGAGCCGCGCGACCCGGGGAACGACTGGATCGCCGCCATCGAGCCGTGGCTGGTGGACGACGGCGCGTACGGCACCCTGGCTCGCGGGCGGAAGATCGATTTCGCGCTGCGCGTGGAGCCGCTCTCGCTCGCCGCCGCGGAAGTGGAGCACCCGCGCGCGCTGGCGCTGGGCGACGACGTGTACCGCATCGAGGCGCGGGTGACGCACCGCGAGGAGGACACGTGCGTGCTCGACTTCGGGCTGCTGGGGTTCGTGTGGTTCGCGCCGGAGTGGCTGCAGCCCGGCATGGGCGTGGCGGGCGAGGTGGCGCTGGAGCTCGATCCCGACGCGTACCGGGCGGGCTGGTCGTCGGACGAGTGGATGCCGGCGATGATCTACCCCTGGCGCATCGACCGCGTGGTGCTGGAGAACGCGGTGCGCATCCCGGCCGGCGAGGCCGACCGCATCCGCAGCCGGAACCCGGAGCTGCAGACGAACAGCGCGGATGCCCGCACCCTGCGCGACATCGACCGTCCGCGCGTGCGGGAGGACTGGCCGGAGGGGATGATGGCGCGCTACTACCTGCACTGCACGCTGCTGTCGCGCATCCCGCGGCGCCCGGACGCGCGCGACCGGCATCCGCGCCTGGCCGCGAAAACGGATGCGTAGCCGCGCCGGAACCGATTCGCATCAACCGGGATCCATCTTCCGATGACCGAGAACGCCGTGCCGCCCGCGGCGCCGGGCAGCGGGGAAGACGACGAGCCGCAGGCCGGGCGGGCGCCCGTCATCCGCATCCCCGGGATCTCGCTGGTGGTGCTGGTGGGCGTGTCCGGGTGCGGCAAGTCCACCTTCGCGCGGAAGCACTTCCGGCCCACGGAGGTGCTGTCCAGCGACTTCTTCCGCGCGATGGTGCGCGACGACGAGAACGATCAGACCGCCACGGCGGACGCCTTCGACGTGCTGCACTTCGTCGCCCGGCGCCGGCTGCTGGCCGGGCGGCTGACCGTGGTCGACGCGACCAACGTGCGGCCGGCGGCGCGCGAGCCGCTGCTGGCGCTGGCCCGCGAGTGCAACGTCACCCCCGTCGCCATCGTGCTGGATCTGCCGGAGGACGTGTGCGCCGAGCGCAACCGCGGGCGCGCCGGCCGGCAGGTGCCGCCGCACGTCGTCTCGCAGCAGCACGCGCAGCTGCACGGCGGGCTCGGCGAGCTGGGCCGCGAGGGGTTCCGCCACGTCTTCGTCCTGGACAGGGCGGCGGCGGTGGACGCGGCGACCGTCGTGCGCGAGCCGCTGTGGAACGAGCGGAAAGCGGACATGTCCGTCCCCGCCGCGCGCGAGTACGCGGAGCCTGCGCAACCGTTTCTGCCGGAGCCAGGCACGGAGGCGCCGGTGCGCGACGACGGGCTTACCTGAAGGGAAAGCGCTTGCTCACCCCCGCGAGCTCGCGCGGGGCATCGGGGGAGGTATCGCTTTCGTCCACCACGAGCCGCTCGCGTGTACGAATCGTCTTCGGCGTGCTGACGCCGGAGCACGAACCGATGGACCCGCCAGCTTCAAGGAAGTGAACGAGGGTGTGCCGCATCTTCTTTTCGCGTTAGCTTGCGTCGATGTAACCCTGAGAGGAGGTCCGACATGCTCGAATCATCCGTGGTTCACAGCCACCCTGAAATCGTCAGTGGCGAGCCCGTATTCATCGGTACCCGGGTTCCCGTTCGTAACCTGCTGGACTGGATCGAGGGCGGCCACACGCTCGATGAATTCCTCGACAACTTCCCGTCGGTGAAGCGGGAACAGGCAATCCAGTTCCTGGAGGATGCGGCGCATGCCCTCCTCTCGCGGCTTCCGCACGCCGCATGAGCGAGGAGGTGACAGCGGGCCGCCGTGTATTACTGGACGAGATGCTGCCAAGGCTGCTTGCCCGCGAGCTTCCCGGGCATCACGTCACCACGGTCGCCCAGGAAGGATGGACGGGCATCCTGAACGGCGAGCTGCTCCGAAGGTTGGAAGCCGCCGGGATCGAGGTGTTCATCACCGCGGATCGCAACATGGAGCATCAGCAACGGCTTTCCGGCCGGAGCTTCGGCTGCGTGGTGATCTCTGCAGGTGGCACCAAGCTCGAAGACCTACATCCGCTCGCGGGGGCGCTGCGGGAGGCAGTCTCCCAGGTCAAGCCGGGAGAGGTCCGCCACGTGAAGCGGCTGCAGTAACTTTCCGCTGAGCAGCTGCCACCGTTCCCCGTTGCAGCTTCCCTTGCGGAACGGGCGCGGGCGCGGCAGCATTTCACCTTCGCCGGGGCGCACCACGCGCTCCCGCGCCGGATCCCCCACCGTGGTGCCGCCCCGTGAATCCCGCCGCCCGCCGCAGCATTCCGCTCTCCCTTGCCCTTGCCTGCGTGTGCGCGGGCACCGCCGCCGCGCAGGCCGCGTCCGACACCGCGCGCGCGTCCACGCCGGTGATCGCGCCCGCGATGGCGACGGGCGCCGCGGCCTCGGGCGAGCCGGTGGTCACGCGGGCCACGCTGCCGTCCGGCGGCGCGGCGCGCGGGCTGGCGGCGGGCGACACCGTGCGGGTGTGGTCCAGCGCGGGGCGCTACGCGGGCACGCTGGCGCGCGTCACCGACGACACGCTGTTCATCGACGCGCCGGGGCGCAGCGACGCGGTGCTGCGCTCGGAGATCACCGTGCTGCACCGCTCCGCCGGGCGCGGCTCGCGCGGACGGGCCATGCTGCGCGGCGGCGGCGCGGGGCTGCTGGCGGGAACGGCGCTTGGCGTGCTGGGCGGCATCGCCGCGGGGCACGTCCGCTGCGCGCCCGACGCCGTGGACTGCACGCCGGGCCGCGACGGCAAGATCGGCGTGGCGATGGCGGTGGACGGCGGGTTGATCGGCGCGCTGCTGGGGGTGATGGCCGGGCCGTCGTTCCGCCGCACCCGCTGGGAGCGCGTGGACAACGGATCGCCCCGCGCCGCATCGCCGTCGGTGAGCGTGGCACCGGCCACGGGCGGCGGCGTCTCCCTCGGGGCGACGCTGAAGCTCTGAAACCATCGTCATATCCATCTCCCGAAGCCCTGCCGGAAATGCACTCCGGCGGGGCTTGGTCGTTCCCCGAGTTCCAGAAGTTTCTCACAGAGGACATAGAGAGTTCACAGCTTCTGCGCCGCACCCACCTGACGTCATCCTGAGTCGGACACTGCGCTGCGCGCGACCACAGAGGATGAAAGTCGGGCGCCCAGAACAACACAATCTGGACTGACTTTCTATTCAGGCCGGTCACACCATAACCAGTGTATGCACAGTTGGTTGCAGGCCGAAGGATCCATAGCCGCGGCAGCACGTGACTCGACGAGATGCACTGATTCTTCCTCCAGATTCAGTATCGGGGACGGGAGAAGATCCGGAGCAGACCACTGGCGCACGTGCGAGGACGGTATAGATCCTTCGGCCTGCAAATGACTGTGCGACATGGGGTTGTGGTGCGGTCGGCCTCAGGATGACGTCATCGAGTGGTGCCGGATGCGGCTTGGGACCACCTCCTCCGTTTCCTCCGTTCCCTCCGTGTGATGCCGTTCTTTTCAACCCCAGGAATCCCCGATGGACACCCGCCGCGCGAGCCGCTACCATTCATCCACCGCTCCGAATCATCCCATCCGCACCATTCTCCCGATTCCCATGCCCGCCACTCTCACGCTGCGCGACGAAACCGCCGCCGGCGACGTGCTCCGCGAGCGCACGCTGGATTTTCTGGACGAAGAGATCACCGTCCGCGAGCTGATCACCCGGCGCGTGCACGAGGAGGTGCGCGAGTACAACCGCACCCGCGGCGCCACCTTCTCCGGCCTGGTGCAGCCCGACGGCGCCGCCGCCGCCCGCGACGGCTACCGCATGCGCGAGCCCCGCGAGCTGGACGCCGGGAAGCAGTGCGCCGCCGCGCTGGCCGCGTTCCGCGCCAACGGCTTCTTCGTCCTGGTGGGCGACCGGCAGGTGGAGACGCTGGACGAGCCGATCCGCATCGCGCTGGGCACCGGCGTCACCTTCGTGCGCCTGGTGCCGCTGGTGGGGGGATGATGATGCAGACCGGCTTCACCCCCGAGCAGCTGCTGGAGGCGGCGGAGTGGAGGGAGGCGGCCATCCGCGCGCGCCTCGAGGCGGAGCGGCGGAAGCCACGCCCGCGCGACACCTTCGTGCTTCCCGGCGAGGGGCCGTACGTCACCGCGCACCGCCGCTTGGAGGCGCTCGTCCTGGAGATCGCCGAGCGCGACTGGCGCTGGACGGCGTACACCGACATCCGCGGCTTCGCCTGCGCCGAGCCCATCCTTCAGGCCACGCCCGGCGAGCGCGCGGACGTGGCGGTCGCGGCCATGCACCGCGTCGCGTGGTACCTGCTGCGCCAGGACTCGGCGTGGGAGCGGAATTGCGTGGACAGCCTGCTGGAGGTGGTCACCGCCCTCCCGCTGGAGTTCACGCCGGAGGGGATGGCCGACCTGCTGGAGGCCGTCGCCGCGCTGCCGCGCGGATGGCCGTGGCTGATGCTGCGCTCCGGCCACGTGCTGTCCCATCTCGAACGCGTCTGGTCGGCGGAGGGCGCGGCCGGCGTGCTGCGGCCCATGGTCCAGCCGCTCTGCGACCGGCTCCGCGCCAGCCCGGAGCCGGAAGCGCGCCCCATGGCCGAGCGCCTGTTCGTCCTCCTGCACGGCGCCGACGCGGTGTATCTGGAGGACGATCCGTGGTCCACGCGCGTCCTGGCCGCCATCGAGGCGATGGAGCCGGCGGAGCGCGAGCGGTGGACGGCGCTCCTGCGCTTCCTGCAGTCCGCCGGAAGCAAGGCCTCGCCGAAGTGGCTGAAGCAGGCGCGCGCCGCCGTCGCCACCGTCGGCGCGGACGCGTTCCGGACCCAGGCCGCGGCGTGGCTGGACGCGATCGCGCCGGGCGCGGACACGCTGCTCCCCGTCCGCGCGGGCGACCTGGCGCGCGGGATGGTGTGGGCGCTCGCGGGCGATCCGGACGCGGAGACGGCGGGCGTGCTGGGCGGCGTGGCGCTGGCGTGCGGCAGGAAGATTCCGATGGTCGGCCAGCGCTCGGCCAAGGTAGTGAACGCCTGCGTGGCCGCGCTGGGCGAGATGCCGGGAATGGAGGCGCTGGAGCAGATCGGCCGGCTGCGCGCGAAGATCCGCTACGTGCAGGCGCAGGCGCTGATCGAGAAGACGCTGCTGGCCGCCGCCGCCCGCCGCGGGATGCAGCCCGCCGATCTGGAGGAGCTGGCCGTTTCCACCTTCGGGATGGAGGAGCCCGGCCTGATCCGCGACGATCTGGACGGGTGGACGGTGGAGGTGCGGCTGGACGGCGGAAAGGCGGAGACGGCGTGGACGCGCGACGGGAAGACGCAGAAGAGCCCGCCCGCCGCGCTGAAGTCGTCGCACGCGGACGAGCTGAAGGCGCTGAAGAAGGCGGCCACGGAGATGGAGCAGGCCTTCTCCGCCCAGCGCGCGCGGCTGGAGACGATCCCCATGTGGGAGCGCACCCTGCCCTTCCCCGCCTGGCGCGAGCGCTACCTCGATCACCCGCTGATGGCGCTCCTCGCCCGGCGCATCATCTGGCGCTTCGAGTCGGACGGGGAGGTCCGCCCGGGCGCCTGGCTGGGCGGCGCGCTGGTGGACGCGGACGACCGGCCGCTGGAAGGTTTGGGAGATGGGACGATGGCCGGGCTCTGGCATCCCGTCGCGGCGGCGCCGGAGGACGCGCGGGCGTGGCGCGCGTGGCTGGACCGGCACGCCGTCACGCAGCCGTTCAAGCAGGCGCACCGGGAAACGTACCGGCTGACGCCCGCGGAAGAGGAGACCTTCACCTACTCCAACCGCTTCGCCGCGCACGTGCTGCGGCAGCACCAGATGGCGGCGCTGGCCAAGTCGCGCGGCTGGCAGAGCGCGATGATGGGCGAGTACGACGGGGGGATGTGGCCCACGCTGCGCATCCCCGGCCACGCCGGGCTGACGGCGGAGTTCTGGATCGAGGGCGTGGAGGGCGAGGCGATGATGGCGCACTCCGGCGTGGCGATGTACGTGGCCACCGACTCGGTGCGCTTCTTCCGCGACGGCGTGCCGCTGCCGCTGGAGCAGGTGCCGCCGCTGGTGCTCAGCGAGGTGATGCGCGACGTGGACCTGTTCGTCGGCGTCTCCAGCATCGGCACCGACCCGCAGTGGCGCGACGGCGAGGGGCTGGGCCGCTACTGGCGCGACTTCGCCTTCGGCGTCCTTTCCGCCACCGCCGAGACGCGCCGCGAGGTGCTGGAGCGCCTTCTCCCGCGCCTGAAGATCGCCCCCGTCGCGCGGCTGGAGGACCGGTTCCTGGAGGTGCGCGGCACGCTGGCCACCTACCGCATCCACCTGGGGAGCGGGAACGTGCTGATGGAGCCGGGGAGCCGCTACCTCTGCATCGTCCCCGACTCGCGCGCGCAGAAGAACCGCGTGGCCGCGCCCGCGCTCCCGTTCGAGGGCGACACGCTGCTGAGTGTGATCCTGAGCAAGGCCTTCCTCCTGGCCGACGACACCCGCATCACCGACCCCACGATCATACGGCAGATCCGGGCGAGCTGAACGGAAGGCCTCGCGCGGAGCCGCGGAGACGCAGAGAGCTCATCCCATGGACGGAGTTCTCTGCGTCTCGGCGTCTCCGCGTGATTTTCGTCGTTTCCGGCTCGACCGAAGCACGAGCAGAATGGCGCCGGAACCAGCATCTACTCTCAATTCGCGTGCGACTCCGGATTCGATTATGTTCGCCCCATGAGCGCGAACCGGACCCGGATCGTCCCCCCGCCGCCGCCCACGCCCATCGAGCGCTTCCTCTCGCCGTTCGGGCGCTTCGCGCGCACCGAGTCGTCGGGCGGGGTGGTGCTCATCGTCTCCACCCTCGCGGCGCTGGTGGCGGCCAACTCGCCGTGGGCGGGGGCGTACCACCGGTTCTTCGAGACGCCGCTCACGCTGCGCTTCGGCGGGCAGGCGCTGGAGTACTCGCTGCACCACTGGATCAACGACGGCCTGATGGCCGTGTTCTTCTTCGTGGTGGGGCTGGAGATCAAGCGCGAGGTGCTGGTGGGCGAGCTGGCGTCCATGCGCCGCGCCGCGCTTCCCATCGCCGGCGCGCTGGGGGGGATGGTGGTTCCCGCGCTCATCTTCACCCTGCTGAACCTGGGCGGCCGCGGGGCCAGCGGGTGGGGGATCCCGATGGCAACCGACATCGCATTCGCCATGGGCGTGCTGGCGCTGCTGGGGAACCGCGCGCCCGCGCCGCTGAAGATCTTTCTGGCCGCGCTGGCCATCGCCGACGACATCGGCGCCGTGCTGGTGATCGCTGTGTTCTACACGGCGGTCATCGACATGAACATGCTTCTCCTCGGCTTCGCGCTCATCGTGGCCCTGGCGGTGTTCAACCGGCTGGGCGCGCGCCGGCCGTACATCTACCTGGTGCTGGGGCTGGCCGTCTGGCTCTGCTTCCTGAAGTCGGGCGTGCACGCCACGGTGGCCGGGGTGCTGGTGGCGATGACCATTCCCGCGCGCACCCGCATCGACACCGGCGAGTTCCTGGAGCGCGGGCGGCAGATCCTGAAGGGGTTCGACGAGGCGGGCCCCGAGGGGCCGGACATCCTGACCAACCACGCGCAGCAGGCCGCCATCATCGAGCTCGAGAACACCGCCGAGGCCGCGCAGGCGCCGCTGCAGTGGATCGAGCACGGGCTGCAGCCGTGGGTGGCCTTCTTCATCATCCCGCTCTTCGCCTTCGCCAACGCGGGGGTGGAGCTGAAGGGCGAGCTGGCCAACGCCTTCACCAGCCCGGTCACCCTGGGCGTCCTCTTCGGGCTGCTGATCGGCAAGCCGCTGGGGATCACGCTGTTCTCGTGGGTGGCGACGAGGCTGAAGCTGGCCGCGCTCCCCGGCGGGTGCGAGTGGCGGGCGCTGCACGCGGTGAGCTGGCTGGGCGGGATCGGGTTCACCATGTCGCTGTTCATCAGCGGCCTGGCGTTCACGGGCAGCGAGGGGCTGGTGACCGACGCCAAGGTGGGGATCTTCACGGCGTCGATCGGGGCGGCGGTGGCGGGGTGGCTGCTGCTGCGGCGCGAGAAGCCGTGCGACGTCCCCGAGGTTCCGCCGGAGGAGATGGCGGGGGGATGAAAAGCGGCGAGGCCCGCCCGACGGTGTCGGACGGGCCTCGTTCGCCCATGCGGTCTCACCCTGCTCCTTGAGTCTCCCTGCTCCGTCTCAGCCGTGCCCACCCGGAGGACGCAGATGCGAAAGGTGGGGGTAAGGTCGGCATTCTCGATCGTCGCCGGACTCGCGTTACAGTACCGACCGTCCGTCTGGCTTGTTGCGCGGATCCGATTAGGAAACCATGAGACGGGTCCCATCGTCTCCAGATCGGCGTACGGTCTCTCCCCCAGCCGGGTTTCAACCGCCGCGCACCCTTTAAGACGCGCGAGCCGCCCAAAACGTTTGTGAGGGGAAGATGAAGGACGAAAAAGCCGCCATCCTGAAGGACTTCCGCCGCATCCCCGGCGTGGGCAGGTCGATTGCCGAGGACCTGTGGGACCTGGGCCTGCGCCGCGTGGACGACCTGCGCGGCGCCGACCCGCAGGCGCTGTACGACCGGCTCTGCCAGCAGCGGGGGATGCACATCGACCGGTGCATGCTGTACGTGCTGCGCTGCGCCGTCTACTTCGCCAGCGAGACGGAGCACGCGCCGGAGAAGCTGCTCTGGTGGAACTGGAAGGAGGGCGCGGCCGCGATGCCGCTCACGCCGAGCGATCTGATCGCCGGCGGCCGAACGAAGCGGCGGGCGGGCGGAGGCAGAGCGGGGGGCGGGTGGGCAGGATCGGGGAACTGAGGCGCTCCGCCAATCCACCCGCCAATGAATTGGCGGGCAACAAAAGCACAAAGTCCCTGCGGGACTGCTGTCCGGCATCCGGGTGATGCTCTCGTGGCGTGGGGGGGATGGAGATGCCTCGCTCCTCACATCCACCGCGGGGTATCATCCGATTCCCCTGTCCCTGTCCCTGTCCCTGTCCCCTGTCCCCTCCCATGCTCATCGACCGCTGGATGCCCGCGTGGGAGGTACGCGAGCGGCACGAGACGCGCATCCGCGCCGGGCGGGAACAGGTGTGGGGCCGGGTGCGCGCGCTGGACTTCGGGCGCTCGCCGGTGGTCCGGGCGCTCTTCGCGCTGCGCTCGCTGCCGGGGATGCTCACCGCGGCGGGGCGGCGGAAGGCGCTGGAGGCGCGCGAAGGCGGGCTGCTGCGCGCCGGGTTCATCGTCCTGGAAGAGGCGCCGGGTGACGAGCTGGTGCTGGGCGTCGTCGGACGATTCTGGCGCCCCGGCGGCGGGATCGTGCGGGTGACGCCGGAGGAGCTGCGCGCGTTCGAGCGGCCGGGCTTCGCCATCGGCGTGTGGAACTTCTCCCTCGCGGACGGGGGAGATGGAGACGGGGTGCGGCTGGCTACGGAGACGCGGGTGCGCTGCACCGACCCGGCCAGCGGCCGCGCCTTCCGCCGCTACTGGATGCTGGTCGGCCCGTTCAGCGGGCTGATCCGGATGGAGATGCTGAAGTCGATCCGCCGCGCCGCAGAGGCCGATGCGTGATCCAACCTCGTGACGCGATGACCGGCTCGACCCCCGACCCCCAAGCGGCGCTGGACCGCGTGGCGCAGGCCGCCCCCGACGCGGCGGCGCTGCTCGCGCTCTGCTCCTTTCTCGACGTCACCCGCCCCATCCCCGTCTCCGCGCTGGAGGCGGGGGCCGAGGCGCTTCCCCGCGTGCCCGGCGCCGCGCTCCACGACCCGGACGCGCGCGAGCGGTTGTGGGACGCGCTGCTGGACGCGGGCGCCGGCGGCGTGGCGGGCGGT
Coding sequences:
- a CDS encoding tetratricopeptide repeat protein, with the protein product MPDPYDYDYQSGGGVAVARSIHTTRASLARLKAQDVSREEVRDEAVERARGELDRKRGMKFGARTGRRPRERGHTALDSISIAATDRGPHVWFPAGEDDVRELLRRLPRGVTDGLARVEMRLGREAQDELAQSDAGGEEPDPFTGRWSYSRFPGAWSGRILGRYRPDAAAIELYAYVIDPAHPLRAVWEPLLRMEALSVLAHEVAHHHDHTERVARGRWLAEDRDAVERYAEAMQHEWTRGVVLPYLRERYAAEIALTERWVARHGGIALPFGALADDPRATGRGGRVHGDRLLWKMSEALGNLAGQVERGEPAWECRMRFARELHFQSRDADALAVIRRVLRARPGEPRALMVMADVLLGLGRAAHAARVARRVAAAEPLNARAWGLLSRAAERLERWDEAEDAATRQIQATEAAGERTEWTVLFRARFRLRSGDVAGALEDADRLAASARPYFHARAEALRARAAAAGDAIPSRRGRRRHSSPASKAG
- a CDS encoding AAA family ATPase — protein: MTENAVPPAAPGSGEDDEPQAGRAPVIRIPGISLVVLVGVSGCGKSTFARKHFRPTEVLSSDFFRAMVRDDENDQTATADAFDVLHFVARRRLLAGRLTVVDATNVRPAAREPLLALARECNVTPVAIVLDLPEDVCAERNRGRAGRQVPPHVVSQQHAQLHGGLGELGREGFRHVFVLDRAAAVDAATVVREPLWNERKADMSVPAAREYAEPAQPFLPEPGTEAPVRDDGLT
- a CDS encoding DUF433 domain-containing protein; this encodes MLESSVVHSHPEIVSGEPVFIGTRVPVRNLLDWIEGGHTLDEFLDNFPSVKREQAIQFLEDAAHALLSRLPHAA
- a CDS encoding DUF4132 domain-containing protein is translated as MMMQTGFTPEQLLEAAEWREAAIRARLEAERRKPRPRDTFVLPGEGPYVTAHRRLEALVLEIAERDWRWTAYTDIRGFACAEPILQATPGERADVAVAAMHRVAWYLLRQDSAWERNCVDSLLEVVTALPLEFTPEGMADLLEAVAALPRGWPWLMLRSGHVLSHLERVWSAEGAAGVLRPMVQPLCDRLRASPEPEARPMAERLFVLLHGADAVYLEDDPWSTRVLAAIEAMEPAERERWTALLRFLQSAGSKASPKWLKQARAAVATVGADAFRTQAAAWLDAIAPGADTLLPVRAGDLARGMVWALAGDPDAETAGVLGGVALACGRKIPMVGQRSAKVVNACVAALGEMPGMEALEQIGRLRAKIRYVQAQALIEKTLLAAAARRGMQPADLEELAVSTFGMEEPGLIRDDLDGWTVEVRLDGGKAETAWTRDGKTQKSPPAALKSSHADELKALKKAATEMEQAFSAQRARLETIPMWERTLPFPAWRERYLDHPLMALLARRIIWRFESDGEVRPGAWLGGALVDADDRPLEGLGDGTMAGLWHPVAAAPEDARAWRAWLDRHAVTQPFKQAHRETYRLTPAEEETFTYSNRFAAHVLRQHQMAALAKSRGWQSAMMGEYDGGMWPTLRIPGHAGLTAEFWIEGVEGEAMMAHSGVAMYVATDSVRFFRDGVPLPLEQVPPLVLSEVMRDVDLFVGVSSIGTDPQWRDGEGLGRYWRDFAFGVLSATAETRREVLERLLPRLKIAPVARLEDRFLEVRGTLATYRIHLGSGNVLMEPGSRYLCIVPDSRAQKNRVAAPALPFEGDTLLSVILSKAFLLADDTRITDPTIIRQIRAS
- the nhaA gene encoding Na+/H+ antiporter NhaA codes for the protein MSANRTRIVPPPPPTPIERFLSPFGRFARTESSGGVVLIVSTLAALVAANSPWAGAYHRFFETPLTLRFGGQALEYSLHHWINDGLMAVFFFVVGLEIKREVLVGELASMRRAALPIAGALGGMVVPALIFTLLNLGGRGASGWGIPMATDIAFAMGVLALLGNRAPAPLKIFLAALAIADDIGAVLVIAVFYTAVIDMNMLLLGFALIVALAVFNRLGARRPYIYLVLGLAVWLCFLKSGVHATVAGVLVAMTIPARTRIDTGEFLERGRQILKGFDEAGPEGPDILTNHAQQAAIIELENTAEAAQAPLQWIEHGLQPWVAFFIIPLFAFANAGVELKGELANAFTSPVTLGVLFGLLIGKPLGITLFSWVATRLKLAALPGGCEWRALHAVSWLGGIGFTMSLFISGLAFTGSEGLVTDAKVGIFTASIGAAVAGWLLLRREKPCDVPEVPPEEMAGG
- a CDS encoding helix-hairpin-helix domain-containing protein, with protein sequence MKDEKAAILKDFRRIPGVGRSIAEDLWDLGLRRVDDLRGADPQALYDRLCQQRGMHIDRCMLYVLRCAVYFASETEHAPEKLLWWNWKEGAAAMPLTPSDLIAGGRTKRRAGGGRAGGGWAGSGN